The following are encoded in a window of Spea bombifrons isolate aSpeBom1 chromosome 2, aSpeBom1.2.pri, whole genome shotgun sequence genomic DNA:
- the EMC6 gene encoding ER membrane protein complex subunit 6, whose protein sequence is MAAVTMKRDGPQFISEVAVRGNAAVLDYCRTSVSALSGATAGILGLTGLYGFIFYFLASFLLSLLLVLKSGRRWNKYFKSRRPLFTGGLVGGLFTYVLFWTFLYGMVHVY, encoded by the coding sequence ATGGCTGCCGTGACAATGAAGAGAGATGGCCCCCAGTTTATAAGCGAAGTTGCAGTGAGAGGGAATGCTGCTGTCCTCGACTATTGCCGAACATCGGTGTCTGCACTGTCCGGTGCTACAGCTGGGATCCTGGGCTTAACAGGGCTATATGGTTTCATCTTTTACTTCCTGGCATCTTTCCTCCTCTCGCTGCTCTTGGTATTAAAGTCTGGACGGAGGtggaacaaatattttaaatcaagGAGGCCGCTTTTTACAGGAGGTCTTGTTGGAGGCCTTTTCACTTATGTCCTCTTCTGGACATTTCTGTATGGCATGGTTCACGTCTACTGA
- the TAX1BP3 gene encoding tax1-binding protein 3, with protein MSYIPGQPVTAVVQRVEIHKLRQGDNLILGFSIGGGIDQDPSQNPFSEDKTDKGIYVTRVSEGGPAEVAGLQTGDKIMQVNGWDMTMVTHDQARKRLTKKNEEVVRLLVTRKSLQEAVRHSMRQ; from the exons ATGTCTTACATCCCGGGACAGCCAGTCACCGCTGTGGTG CAAAGAGTTGAGATCCATAAACTTCGCCAGGGGGATAACCTAATCTTGGGCTTCAGTATTGGAGGTGGTATTGACCAAGACCCCTCGCAGAACCCCTTTTCAGAAGACAAGACAGACAAG GGTATTTATGTCACGAGAGTATCAGAAGGAGGACCTGCAGAGGTTGCCGGACTTCAGACAGGAGACAAAATTATGCAG GTGAATGGGTGGGATATGACTATGGTGACTCATGATCAGGCTAGAAAACGGCTGACAAAGAAAAATGAGGAAGTTGTCCGGCTCCTGGTGACAAGGAAGTCCTTGCAGGAAGCAGTGAGGCACTCCATGAGACAATGA